Proteins encoded within one genomic window of Theobroma cacao cultivar B97-61/B2 chromosome 7, Criollo_cocoa_genome_V2, whole genome shotgun sequence:
- the LOC18593419 gene encoding indole-3-acetate O-methyltransferase 1: MAPMGDNVVVSNVNLEKLLSMKGGKGEGSYANNSQAQALHARSMLHLLEESLDGVHLNSPEVPFVVVDLGCSCSNNSIYIVDVIIKHMIKRYESSDRWDQPPEFTAFFSDLPSNDFNTLFQLLPPLANYNGGSSMEECLASNGHRSYFAAGVPGSFYRRLFPARSIDVFHSAFSLHWLSQMPETVLDRRSTAYNKGRVFIHGASESTASAYRKQFQTDLAAFLRARSIEMKRGGSMFLVCLGRTSVDPSDQGGAGLLFGTHFQDAWDDLVQEGLISSEKRDDFNIPVYAPSLQDFKEVVEADGSFTINKLEVFKGGSPLVVSRPDDATEVGRALANSCRSISGVLVDAHIGDKLSEELFLRVERRATSHAKELLEQLQFFHIVASLSLA; the protein is encoded by the exons ATGGCTCCCATGGGAGACAACGTTGTTGTTTCTAACGTTAACTTGGAGAAGCTGCTTAGCATGAAAGGTGGGAAAGGAGAAGGAAGCTATGCCAACAACTCCCAAGCTcag GCCTTACATGCTCGTTCCATGCTTCACCTCCTGGAAGAATCCCTCGACGGAGTTCACCTCAACTCCCCGGAAGTTCCCTTCGTCGTCGTCGACCTAGGCTGCTCCTGCAGCAACAACAGCATCTACATCGTCGACGTGATCATCAAACACATGATCAAGCGGTACGAGTCGTCGGACCGGTGGGATCAGCCGCCGGAGTTCACTGCCTTCTTCTCTGATCTCCCTAGCAATGACTTCAACACCCTTTTCCAGCTCCTACCTCCCTTGGCTAACTACAACGGTGGCAGCAGCATGGAAGAGTGCCTAGCATCGAACGGACACCGGTCCTATTTCGCCGCCGGAGTCCCCGGATCATTTTACCGGCGCCTCTTTCCGGCTAGATCCATCGACGTCTTCCACTCTGCATTCTCATTGCACTGGCTATCACAG ATGCCAGAAACTGTGTTGGACAGGAGATCAACGGCTTACAACAAAGGGAGGGTGTTCATCCATGGTGCGAGTGAGAGCACAGCCAGTGCATACAGGAAGCAGTTCCAGACAGACTTGGCTGCTTTCCTCAGGGCAAGATCCATAGAGATGAAGAGGGGTGGGTCTATGTTCCTTGTCTGCCTTGGAAGAACTTCAGTGGACCCCTCGGACCAAGGTGGAGCCGGCCTCCTCTTCGGGACCCACTTTCAGGATGCTTGGGATGATCTTGTCCAAGAG GGCCTTATTAGTAGTGAGAAGCGTGACGATTTCAACATTCCAGTGTATGCCCCAAGCCTACAAGACTTCAAGGAAGTGGTTGAAGCTGATGGCTCATTCACCATAAACAAGCTTGAGGTATTCAAAGGAGGCAGCCCTCTGGTCGTTAGCCGGCCGGACGATGCGACGGAGGTAGGCCGAGCCCTAGCCAACAGCTGCCGGAGCATCTCAGGGGTACTCGTCGATGCTCACATCGGTGACAAGCTCAGCGAGGAGCTGTTTTTACGTGTGGAGCGCCGAGCCACAAGCCATGCTAAAGAGCTACTAGAGCAGTTGCAATTCTTCCATATAGTTGCATCTCTGTCTCTTGCttag
- the LOC18593420 gene encoding protein HOMOLOG OF MAMMALIAN LYST-INTERACTING PROTEIN 5, whose product MAGENEPAKLLLPYLQRADELQKHEPLVSYYCRLYAMDRGLKIPNSERTKTTNALLVSLMNQLEKDKKSLKLGPEDNLHLEGFALNVFAKADKQDRSGRADLNTAKTFYAASIFFEIINQFGPLQPDLEQKQKYAAWKAADIRKALKEGRKPTPGPPNGDEDLSIPSSTPSGAYDLGPSEPAVTSPRRDSDPSPQFHDEVNNQHYTNIPPSPHFHDKIDRQHSSNISPTPPPSYPSASYPSHDQSYPQEPQEHFHPPPSTSRSENPTYPHSYHQQSYPQEPQQHLPHGYPSHEASSYSYPNFQSYPSFSESSLPSASSHYASYYQGSETPYTPQSAPPTTSYPSTAQYSSSSRNGTVSDPAQTTSQKYQYDSNYQPPPEKIAEAHKAARFAVGALAFDDVTVAVEHLKKSLELLTNPSASH is encoded by the exons ATGGCAGGCGAGAACGAGCCAGCGAAGCTGCTCTTGCCGTACCTTCAACGAGCCGATGAGCTTCAAAAGCATGAGCCTCTCGTCTCTTATTACt GTCGGTTATATGCAATGGACAGAGGATTGAAGATACCCAACAGCGAGAGAACCAAAACCACCAATGCCCTTCTTGTTTCTCTCATGAATCAGCTTGAAAAG GATAAAAAGTCGTTGAAGTTGGGGCCTGAAGATAATTTGCATCTAGAGggatttgccttgaatgtcTTTGCCAAGGCAGACAAACAAGATCGTTCTGGACGAGCAGACTT GAATACAGCAAAGACATTTTATGCTGCTAGCATTTTCTTTGAGATTATAAACCAGTTTGGTCCTCTTCAGCCTGAT CTTGAGCAAAAACAGAAGTATGCAGCCTGGAAAGCTGCTGATATTAGGAAAGCTCTGAAAGAAGGAAGGAAGCCCACTCCTGGCCCTCCTAATGGTGATGAAGATTTGTCAATTCCATCAAGTACACCTAGTGGTGCATAT GATCTTGGACCTAGCGAACCTGCTGTTACCAGTCCTAGACGGGATTCTGATCCATCACCTCAATTCCATGATGAAGTAAATAACCAGCATTACACTAACATTCCACCATCACCTCATTTCCATGATAAGATTGACAGGCAGCATTCTTCGAATATTTCACCAACACCACCACCTTCATATCCTTCTGCTAGTTACCCATCGCATGATCAATCCTATCCACAAGAACCTCAAGAGCACTTTCATCCACCACCTTCCACAAGCAGATCAGAAAATCCTACATATCCTCATTCATACCACCAGCAATCCTATCCACAAGAACCACAACAGCATTTGCCACATGGTTACCCATCCCATGAAGCTTCCTCTTATTCATATCCTAATTTTCAGTCTTACCCAAGTTTCTCAGAGAGTAGTTTACCCTCTGCCTCGTCTCATTATGCTTCTTACTATCAAGGTTCTGAGACTCCTTACACTCCCCAGTCAGCTCCTCCAACAACAAGCTATCCATCAACAGCCCAATACTCTTCAAGTAGCAGAAATGGGACAGTCTCAGATCCTGCACAAACTACTTCTCAAAAATACCAATATGACAGCAATTACCAGCCACCACCAGAGAAAATTGCTGAAGCACACAAGGCTGCAAGGTTTGCTGTTGGAGCCTTGGCATTTGATGATGTGACAGTTGCAGTAGAGCACTTAAAGAAATCACTTGAATTGCTGACCAATCCATCAGCCAGTCATTAA
- the LOC18593421 gene encoding 65-kDa microtubule-associated protein 1, which yields MAVTDVQNPLLGETTCGSLLQKLQEIWDEVGESDEERDKMLLQIEQECLDVYKRKVEQAAKSRAQLLQALSDAKLELSTLVSALGDKNFGGIPEKASGTIKEQLAAIAPALEQLWKQKEERVKDFSDVQSQIQKICGEIAGNVSEQTGSPAVDESDLSLKKLDEYQAKFQELQKEKSDRLHKVLEFVSTVHDLCAVLGMDFFSTVTEVHPSLDDSTGVQSKSISNDTLLRLAKTVSALNQDKKQRLHKLQELATQLIDLWNLMDTPEEERKLFDHVTCNISASVDEVTVPGALALDLIEQAEVEVERLDQLKSSRMKEIAFKRQVELEEIFARAHIEIDPEAAREKIMSLIDSGNVEPAELLADMDNQIAKAKEEALSRKEILDRVEKWMSACEEESWLEDYNRDENRYNASRGAHLNLKRAEKARILVNKIPGMVDTLVAKTRAWEEDRGISFAYDGVPLLAMLDEYAMLRQEREEEKRRLRDQKKYHEQQNTEQEAIFGSRPSPARPANTKKVVGPRANGGANGTPSRRLSLNANQNGSRSGGKDGKRDSMRLVAPANYVAISKEDAASHVSGTDPVPASP from the exons ATGGCGGTAACGGATGTGCAAAACCCTCTTCTAGGAGAAACTACTTGTGGTTCTTTACTTCAGAAACTGCAG GAAATTTGGGATGAAGTTGGTGAAAGTGATGAAGAGAGAGACAAGATGCTTCTTCAGATAGAGCAAGAGTGCTTGGATGTGTACAAGAGGAAGGTTGAGCAGGCAGCAAAATCAAGAGCACAACTTCTTCAGGCCTTGTCAGATGCCAAACTTGAACTGTCAACTCTTGTATCAGCTCTTGGGGACAAAAATTTTGGTGGCATT CCAGAGAAGGCATCTGGAACAATCAAGGAACAACTTGCGGCTATAGCACCAGCGCTTGAACAACTGTGGAAACAGAAAGAGGAGAGAGTCAAGGACTTTTCTGATGTGCAGTCACAGATTCAGAAGATATGTGGGGAAATTGCTGGGAATGTCAGTGAGCAGACAGGGTCTCCTGCGGTGGATGAGTCTGACTTGTCCCTCAAGAAGTTGGATGAATATCAAGCAAAGTTCCAAGAACTTCAAAAAGAGAAG AGTGATCGGCTGCATAAAGTCCTTGAGTTTGTTAGCACCGTGCATGATCTCTGTGCTGTCCTTGGGATGGACTTCTTTAGTACTGTAACTGAAGTTCATCCAAGCTTAGATGACTCTACAGGTGTGCAGTCAAAAAGCATTAGCAATGACACACTATTGAGGTTGGCCAAGACAGTCTCAGCTTTAAATCAAGATAAGAAGCAGAGGCTTCATAAG CTTCAAGAGTTGGCAACTCAGCTAATTGATCTTTGGAATTTAATGGACACAcctgaagaagaaagaaaattatttgacCATGTTACCTGCAACATCTCTGCATCAGTTGATGAAGTTACTGTTCCTGGTGCTCTTGCTCTGGATCTGATTGAGCAG GCGGAGGTGGAAGTTGAAAGGCTTGATCAGCTAAAGTCAAGCAGGATGAAGGAAATTGCTTTCAAAAGGCAAGTGGAGCTTGAGGAAATATTTGCCCGTGCTCATATAGAGATAGATCCAGAGGCTgctagagagaaaattatgtcTTTGATTGATTCCGGGAATGTTGAGCCTGCTGAGTTACTAGCTGACATGGATAATCAGAtagcaaaagcaaaagaagaagCCCTTAGTAGAAAAGAAATATTGGACAGGGTTGAAAAATGGATGTCAGcttgtgaagaagaaagttggCTTGAAGACTACAATCGG GATGAGAATAGGTACAATGCAAGCAGGGGTGCACACTTAAATCTCAAGCGTGCCGAGAAAGCTCGTATTCTGGTCAACAAAATTCCAG GTATGGTCGACACCTTAGTTGCCAAAACTCGGGCTTGGGAAGAAGATCGTGGGATATCATTTGCGTATGATGGTGTTCCCCTCCTTGCCATGCTAGATGAATATGCCATGCTCAggcaagaaagagaagaagagaagaggaGGCTTCGG GATCAGAAGAAGTACCATGAGCAGCAAAACACAGAACAAGAAGCCATTTTCGGTTCAAGGCCAAGCCCTGCTCGACCTGCTAATACAAAGAAGGTGGTGGGCCCTCGAGCAAATGGAGGAGCCAATGGAACCCCTAGCAGACGGTTGTCTCTAAATGCTAATCAAAATGGAAGCAGGTCTGGAGGTAAAGATGGGAAGAGGGATAGTATGAGGCTGGTGGCTCCTGCCAACTACGTTGCCATATCAAAAGAGGATGCTGCCTCCCATGTTTCCGGAACCGATCCAGTTCCAGCATCACcctga
- the LOC18593422 gene encoding phosphatidate cytidylyltransferase 1, producing the protein MQKDHGANAPATPTSGRVRHRRRSNEFPVEMGRANGNHLLAYDQNKYRSMWVRACSSLWMLAGFLLILYLGHLYIWAMVVIIQIFMARELFNLLRKAHEDKRLPGFRILNWHFYFTAMLFVYGRILSHRLVNTVTSDKIFYRLVSRLIKYQMVICYFLYIAGFMWFILTLKKKMYKYQFGQFAWTHMILIVVFTQSAFTVVNIFEGIFWFLLPASLIAVNDVAAYFFGFFFGKTPLIKLSPKKTWEGFIGASVATTISAFVLANVFGHFQWLTCPRKDLSTGWLHCDPGPLFMPEYHPLPGWISQWLPWKEIAILPVQWHALCLGLFASIIAPFGGFFASGFKRAFKIKDFGDSIPGHGGFTDRMDCQMVMAVFAYIYHQSFVVPQDYTVEMIMDEILSSLTLEEQQNLYKKLGQILQDRVLGLSQS; encoded by the exons ATGCAGAAGGATCATGGTGCCAATGCACCCGCTACACCTACTTCTGGTCGAGTTCGGCATAGGAGACGTTCTAATGAG TTTCCTGTCGAGATGGGCAGAGCAAATGGAAATCATTTACTTGCCTATGATCAGAACAAATATAGATCAATGTGGGTTCGTGCATGTTCATCTCTGTGGATGCTTGCGGGCTTCCTGTTGATCCTCTATCTAGGTCATCTTTATATTTGGGCCATGGTTGTTATTATCCAAATATTCATGGCAAGGGAGCTCTTCAATCTACTCAGAAAAGCACATGAAGATAAACGCCTGCCTGGGTTCAGGATCTTGAACTG GCACTTTTACTTCACGGCTATGCTGTTTGTATATGGTCGCATTCTCAGTCACCGGCTTGTGAATACCGTAACTTCAGATAAAATTTTCTATAGGCTTGTGAGTAGGCTCATCAAGTATCAGATGGTTATTTGCTATTTCTTATACATAGCAG GTTTCATGTGGTTCATTCTTACATTAAAGAAGAAGATGTACAAGTATCAATTTGGGCAGTTTGCATGGACACATATGATCCTCATTGTTGTCTTCACTCAGTCTGCGTTTACTGTAGTCAACATTTTCGAAGGCATCTTCTG GTTCCTTCTCCCAGCATCTCTAATTGCTGTCAATGATGTTGCTGCTTATttctttggtttctttttcGGGAAAACTCCTTTAATCAAGCTATCTCCTAAGAAAACATGGGAGGGTTTCATCGGAGCATCGGTTGCAACTACGATCTCTGCATTTGTG CTTGCAAATGTCTTTGGTCATTTTCAGTGGCTGACATGTCCAAGGAAG GATTTATCAACTGGTTGGCTTCACTGTGACCCTGGTCCACTTTTTATGCCAGAGTATCATCCCTTGCCAGGATGGATTTCTCAATGG TTGCCTTGGAAAGAGATAGCAATTTTGCCAGTTCAGTGGCATGCTCTGTGCCTGGGCTTATTTGCATCAATTATTGCACCATTTGGAGGCTTTTTCGCAAGTGGTTTCAAGAGAGCTTTCAAGATTAAG GATTTTGGTGATAGTATACCTGGACATGGTGGATTTACAGACAGAATGGACTGCCAG ATGGTAATGGCTGTTTTCGCCTACATCTATCATCAGTCATTTGTTGTTCCCCAAGATTATACAGTTGAGATGATTATGGACGAG ATATTAAGCAGCCTTACTTTGGAGGAGCAGCAAAATCTATATAAGAAGTTGGGACAGATATTGCAGGACAGAGTGCTTGGACTATCTCAAAGTTAA
- the LOC18593423 gene encoding trigger factor-like protein TIG, Chloroplastic codes for MELCVNSPKLLNLNPKTNLFVPKSTISLYHKNPILQFSNKIQKGPLNRPLKLLSSLSRQIQFLQPPVSSPRDSPLTKASAASSAAVGVETEKLPADIKVTETQEPNSRVRLSVEVPAAVGEHCYRRVIKEFSKQVKIPGFRPGKIPESILLNYVGEENVQKATVESILKRTLPHAMSSVTGRALRDSVRIITKFSDMEKSYSSLSSLSYDVIVDVAPEVKWKTENGYKNLKIVVEIDNDIEAERACEREIKRRHKSLGSLRIVTDRGLQIGDLVVLDISATTIDQDESNVQKIPSAESKGYHFDTEDGDKVLPGFLDSIIGIKRGETKSFPLVFPESWQQENLRGVHAQFTVDCKELFYRDLPELNDSIADKLLPGCTDLKQVKESLLEKCREVEQAAREQATDNAILDQLCKMVEIDIPQSLFEEQGRQLYGAKLLEIQANVKLNEQQLASLSSPKAVNEYLENQRENIINLIKQNLAVGDIFKRENLQFSSEELVKEVQNSIAEFKRHKQKYDEDRVREQVQDVLEGAKVLEWLKEHADIQYVTR; via the exons ATGGAGCTCTGTGTTAACTCCCCAAAACTCCtcaatttaaacccaaaaaccAATCTTTTCGTTCCCAAAAGCACCATTTCTCTTTATCACAAAAACCCAATTCTCCAATTCAGCAACAAAATCCAAAAAGGACCCTTGAATCGTCCTCTCAAACTGCTCTCTTCTTTGTCCCGCCAAATTCAGTTTCTTCAACCGCCAGTCTCGTCTCCTCGAGACTCACCTCTTACTAAGGcttcagcagcttcttcagCGGCTGTCGGAGTCGAAACGGAGAAGCTTCCTGCTGATATAAAGGTCACCGAGACTCAAGAGCCTAATTCGAGA GTAAGGTTGAGTGTAGAAGTTCCAGCTGCAGTAGGTGAGCATTGTTACAGAAGGGTCATAAAGGAGTTCAgcaagcaagtaaag ATACCTGGATTTCGCCCAGGAAAGATCCCAGAGAGTATTCTTCTAAATTATGTTGGGGAAGAAAATGTTCAGAAGGCCACAGTAGAATCTATTTTGAAAAGGACCCTCCCTCATGCTATGTCTTCG GTAACTGGAAGAGCTTTGAGAGATTCAGTTCGCattataacaaaattttctGATATGGAGAAAAGCTATTCTTCTCTTAGTTCTCTGAG TTATGATGTCATTGTAGATGTGGCACCGGAAGTCAAATGGAAAACTGAGAATGGGTACAAAAATCTGAAGATTGTTGTTGAAATAGACAATGACATAGAAGCCGAAAGAGCCTGTGAGCGGGAAATAAAGCGCCGCCACAAGTCCTTAGGTTCACTGAGAATTGTAACTGACAGAGGACTACAG ATTGGTGATCTTGTGGTCCTTGATATATCAGCAACGACTATTGATCAAGATGAGTCTAATGTTCAAAAGATTCCATCTGCAGAAAGCAAAG GTTATCATTTCGATACAGAAGATGGTGATAAAGTACTTCCTGGTTTCCTTGATTCCATAATTGGTATTAAACGAGGTGAAACAAAGTCCTTTCCACTTGTATTTCCTGAATCATGGCAACAAGAAAATCTTCGCGGTGTTCATGCTCAATTTACT GTTGATTGCAAAGAACTATTCTACAGAGATTTACCTGAGTTAAACGACTCTATTGCTGATAAGCTTCTGCCTGGATGCACTGACTTGAAACAG GTCAAGGAGTCTTTATTGGAAAAGTGCCGTGAGGTGGAGCAAGCTGCCAGAGAACAAGCAACAGATAATGCAATTCTAGACCAGCTTTGCAAG ATGGTGGAAATTGATATTCCCCAATCCTTATTTGAGGAACAAGGTAGGCAGCTTTATGGAGCCAAACTTCTAGAAATTCAG GCAAATGTAAAGCTAAATGAACAGCAGTTGGCTTCTCTGTCAAGTCCAAAGGCGGTGAATGAATATCTAGAGAACCAGCGAGAGAACATAATAAACTTGATAAAGCAGAATCTAGCAGTAGGAGATATATTTAAGCGTGAAAATTTGCAG TTTTCGTCAGAGGAGCTTGTGAAAGAGGTTCAGAATTCAATTGCTGAATTCAAACGCCACAAGCAAAAATACGATGAGGATCGTGTGAGAGAACAG GTACAAGACGTACTAGAGGGAGCAAAAGTGCTTGAATGGCTTAAAGAACATGCAGATATTCAGTATGTAACTAGATAA